In Lycium ferocissimum isolate CSIRO_LF1 chromosome 11, AGI_CSIRO_Lferr_CH_V1, whole genome shotgun sequence, a single genomic region encodes these proteins:
- the LOC132038057 gene encoding zinc finger BED domain-containing protein RICESLEEPER 3-like: protein MADETRLSAAGSTDSVPNTDDSNDIDKSFDTQTWVTKKIKEISSRSAVWDHFDKVVMNGIGKARCRHCKNLYAANTIVNWTTGLRQHITLRCPVYKAKIETCTQKKINFASKDEPLWEFDQQLIRRDFVEMIITDELPFSFVEKEGFKKFMNVAQPLFQVPSRRTITRDCYELYGELRLDLKKNFRDAKSKTCLTTDTWTSLQRINYMCLIKPLY, encoded by the coding sequence aTGGCGGATGAAACTAGACTAAGTGCGGCTGGTTCAACTGATAGCGTACCTAATACAGATGATAGCAATGACATTGACAAGTCATTTGACACCCAGACCTGggtaacaaagaaaataaaagaaataagttCTAGATCAGCGGTTTGGGATCATTTTGATAAGGTTGTTATGAATGGTATTGGTAAAGCGAGGTGTAGACATTGTAAAAATCTTTATGCCGCTAATACAATTGTAAATTGGACAACGGGATTGAGACAACATATAACTTTGAGGTGCCCAGTATATAAAGCTAAGATTGAAACTTGCACTcagaaaaagataaattttgCATCTAAGGATGAGCCGCTTTGGGAATTTGATCAACAATTAATTAGAAGGGATTTTGTTGAGATGATAATTACGGATGAACTACCATTTAGCTTTGTAGAAAAGGAAGGCTTCAAGAAGTTTATGAATGTAGCCCAACCTTTATTTCAAGTTCCTTCCCGTAGAACAATAACAAGAGATTGTTATGAACTTTATGGCGAATTGAGACtagatttgaagaagaattttagAGACGCAAAATCAAAAACCTGCCTTACTACTGACACATGGACATCATTGCAAAGAAttaattatatgtgtttgatcAAGCCACTATATTGA
- the LOC132038058 gene encoding AUGMIN subunit 5-like, producing the protein MAGSSSVQPEAILEWLQKEMGYQPLGSYAASSKATMPTIDSLRKICRGNMIPIWNFLLNRVKSEKTVEKVHRNILVHGRDDNGSNNGIVRRKESGSSGLGASSSGENSREFALQERDLAEKEVERLRQIVRRQRKELKSRMLEVSREEGERKRMLDERSNCRHKQVMLEAYDQQCDEAAKIFSEYHKRLSYYVNQARNVKRSSVDSSAEVVTTFQANEKDVYSTFKGTKSAEDVILIETTWERNIRKACECLAMQMAEKIRNSFPAYEGNGIHMNSLSQAAKLGIDLDGDLPDEVRQAIVGCLKSPPQLLQAINAYAQKLKTTITRETEKVDVRADAEILRYKYENERVMDASSPDVTSPLHYQLYGNGKIGGDTSSKGSQNQLLERQKAHVQQFMATEDALNKAAEARNMSQQLLKRLQGTGDALSSQSLVIGGTSKSMSSLRQLELEVWTKGKQ; encoded by the exons ATGGCAGGATCGTCGTCCGTACAACCAGAAGCAATATTAGAATGGCTACAAAAAGAAATGGGATACCAACCATTAGGTTCATATGCAGCTTCAAGCAAAGCAACAATGCCCACAATCGATTCGCTTCGCAAAATTTGCCGTGGTAACATGATACCTATAtggaattttcttttaaatagaGTTAAATCTGAGAAAACTGTCGAAAAAGTCCACCGTAATATCCTCGTACACGGTCGAGACGATAATGGTAGTAATAATGGAATTGTTAGGAGGAAGGAGAGCGGTAGTTCGGGTTTGGGGGCGTCGTCGAGTGGTGAGAATAGTAGGGAATTTGCTTTGCAAGAGAGGGATTTGGCTGAGAAAGAAGTGGAAAGGCTAAGGCAGATAGTGAGGCGTCAAAGGAAAGAGTTGAAGTCGAGAATGTTGGAGGTGTCGAGGGAGGAGGGTGAGCGTAAACGCATGCTTGACGAGAGGTCTAACTGCAG ACATAAACAAGTAATGCTGGAGGCTTATGATCAACAGTGTGATGAAGCTGCAAAAATATTTTCCGAGTACCATAAACGTCTAAGTTATTATGTTAACCAAGCAAGGAATGTTAAGCGGTCTAGTGTTGATTCTTCTGCTGAGGTGGTTACTACTTTTCAGGCAAATGAGAAAGATGTTTATTCAACTTTTAAAGGAACCAAAAGTGCGGAAGATGTCATTCTCATTGAAACAACCTGGGAAAGAAATATCAGGAAGGCATGTGAGTGTCTTGCTATGCAGATGGCTGAAAAGATTCGCAACTCTTTTCCTGCTTATGAAGGAAACGGAATCCATATGAATTCTCTGTCACAAGCTGCCAAGTTGGGTATTGACCTTGATGGTGATTTACCCGATGAAGTAAGACAAGCAATTGTAGGTTGCCTGAAAAGTCCTCCGCAGTTGCTACAGGCAATCAATGCCTATGCTCAAAAGCTGAAGACTACAATTACTCGAGAAACAGAGAAAGTTGACGTTAGAGCTGATGCAGAGATTCTAAG GTACAAGTACGAGAATGAGAGAGTAATGGATGCTTCTTCTCCTGATGTAACATCACCTTTACACTATCAGCTTTATGGCAATGGGAAAATTGGAGGTGATACGTCTTCAAAAGGGAGCCAAAATCAACTTCTTGAGAGACAG AAAGCACATGTTCAGCAATTCATGGCTACTGAAGATGCATTGAATAAAGCCGCAGAGGCGAGAAATATGAGCCAACAGCTTTTAAAGCGTCTGCAAGGAACTGGTGATGCACTCTCTTCACAGTCACTAGTAATTGGAGGAACATCAAAGAGTATGAGCAGCCTTAGGCAACTTGAG tTGGAGGTCTGGACAAAGGGGAAGCAGTAG